One window of Mesorhizobium sp. WSM4904 genomic DNA carries:
- a CDS encoding multicopper oxidase family protein: MHRRGFLVAGLITALAGSRALAQMKMDGMSDMDSMQGMGGHAGHDMGAMAQAPAALPEGEALRELPPLANDAGQAGLFRARLTAEPATARFVADRDTPILAYNGMSPGPLIEVYEGDRVEITFANRIGDEPSTIHWHGMPVPADQDGNPMDPVAAGADRAYAFELPEGSAGSYWYHPHPHGRTAEQVYRGLAGAFVVKAKADPVPAAYGDTVLMFTDLRLAADGSMPDNTMNDLMNGRVGDHVLVNGQKNPRLAVAMGAKRRLRLYNATNARFLRLAFANAAMTVIGSDGGLLEKPVAADEILLSPAERVELVVAFDKPGTASLTTLAYDRGWMGPGRPKDAGLTLLTVDVSNAPAEAMPPLPERLRPIAPLGQPTVNRRLVFTETMAMNATGMEMGFLINGKAFDMKRVDIVAKVGEMELWEIVNQADMDHPFHLHGTQFQVVERERDGKVSKPPYLAWKDTVNVARGETVRLVTRQERPGPRMYHCHILEHEQLGMMGIVDVQA; this comes from the coding sequence GTGCATCGACGCGGCTTTCTGGTGGCGGGCCTGATAACGGCTCTGGCGGGTTCTCGCGCGCTGGCGCAGATGAAGATGGACGGCATGTCAGACATGGATTCCATGCAGGGCATGGGCGGCCATGCTGGCCACGACATGGGCGCCATGGCGCAGGCGCCCGCTGCTCTGCCCGAAGGCGAGGCGCTGCGCGAATTGCCGCCGCTTGCCAACGACGCCGGACAGGCTGGCCTGTTCAGGGCGCGGCTGACGGCGGAGCCGGCCACGGCTCGCTTTGTCGCGGACAGGGACACGCCGATCCTTGCCTATAACGGCATGAGCCCAGGGCCGCTGATCGAGGTCTATGAAGGCGACAGAGTCGAGATCACCTTCGCCAACCGGATCGGGGACGAACCAAGCACCATCCACTGGCATGGTATGCCGGTGCCCGCCGATCAGGACGGCAATCCGATGGACCCGGTGGCGGCGGGCGCGGACCGCGCCTATGCCTTCGAGCTGCCGGAGGGCAGCGCCGGCTCCTATTGGTATCACCCGCATCCGCACGGCCGAACGGCCGAGCAGGTCTATCGCGGCCTTGCCGGCGCCTTCGTCGTCAAGGCCAAGGCCGATCCTGTTCCGGCCGCCTATGGCGACACCGTGCTCATGTTCACCGACCTTCGCCTTGCCGCCGACGGATCGATGCCCGACAACACCATGAACGACCTGATGAACGGCCGCGTCGGTGACCATGTGCTGGTCAACGGCCAGAAGAACCCGCGGCTCGCCGTGGCGATGGGCGCGAAGCGGCGCCTGCGGCTCTACAACGCCACCAATGCGCGCTTCCTCAGGCTCGCTTTCGCCAACGCCGCGATGACGGTGATCGGCAGCGACGGCGGCCTGCTGGAGAAGCCGGTGGCGGCCGACGAGATCCTGCTCAGCCCGGCCGAGCGCGTCGAACTGGTCGTCGCCTTCGACAAGCCGGGAACCGCTTCGCTCACCACGCTTGCCTATGACCGTGGCTGGATGGGTCCCGGCCGGCCCAAGGACGCCGGGCTGACGCTGCTGACGGTCGATGTCTCGAACGCACCGGCCGAGGCGATGCCGCCGCTGCCCGAGCGGCTGAGGCCGATAGCGCCGCTTGGCCAGCCGACGGTCAACCGCCGGCTTGTCTTCACCGAAACCATGGCGATGAACGCCACCGGCATGGAGATGGGTTTTCTGATCAACGGCAAGGCCTTCGACATGAAGCGCGTCGACATCGTCGCCAAGGTCGGCGAGATGGAACTGTGGGAAATCGTCAACCAGGCCGACATGGACCACCCGTTCCATCTTCACGGCACGCAGTTCCAGGTGGTCGAGCGCGAGCGCGACGGCAAGGTCTCCAAACCGCCTTATCTGGCGTGGAAGGACACGGTCAACGTGGCGCGCGGCGAGACGGTGCGGCTCGTGACGCGCCAGGAACGGCCGGGGCCGCGCATGTATCACTGCCACATCCTCGAGCATGAGCAGCTCGGCATGATGGGCATCGTCGACGTGCAGGCATGA
- a CDS encoding cytochrome c, whose protein sequence is MRFRAVLGAAMLALAGPPTFAPSLAAGPDNPIVAARQASMKEMAAAAKAIAEMFDGKRAYEPAAFKAAAKTLGARTGPALIAEFPAGSLGAPSAARPEIDQARPEFEALARHVGRLADALAAKADQAPAAITSDMRMGAMLPMDGGSLLGKRPGAAETDPAKLPAEHLLHLILQDCSSCHSKFRQKTE, encoded by the coding sequence ATGAGGTTCCGCGCCGTTCTCGGGGCGGCCATGCTTGCGCTCGCCGGCCCGCCGACCTTTGCTCCGTCGCTGGCGGCAGGTCCGGACAATCCGATCGTGGCGGCACGCCAGGCCTCGATGAAGGAGATGGCGGCCGCCGCGAAGGCGATCGCCGAGATGTTCGACGGCAAGCGCGCCTATGAGCCGGCGGCGTTCAAGGCGGCGGCGAAAACGCTCGGCGCGCGCACCGGCCCTGCCCTCATCGCCGAGTTTCCCGCCGGCTCGCTCGGCGCGCCGTCAGCCGCCAGGCCGGAGATCGACCAGGCCCGACCGGAGTTCGAGGCGCTCGCCCGCCATGTCGGCCGGCTCGCCGACGCGCTCGCCGCCAAGGCAGATCAGGCGCCGGCCGCGATCACCAGCGACATGCGCATGGGCGCCATGCTGCCGATGGACGGCGGCAGCCTGCTCGGCAAGCGCCCGGGCGCCGCCGAGACCGATCCGGCAAAGCTGCCGGCCGAGCATCTCCTGCATCTCATCCTGCAGGATTGCTCGAGCTGTCATTCGAAATTCCGGCAAAAGACGGAGTGA
- a CDS encoding DUF4396 domain-containing protein has protein sequence MLIQPIDYFLVAWFVLALTSTLYVGFDQYRNNPEPVVMKWGFILVTLYMGPLGLLLYVLADKEPRPGEHEAFTGPLWKQGVGSTIHCVAGDATGIILAAVVTATLGLPMWLDLIVEYLAGFAFGLFIFQSLFMKSMMGGSYWENVKNSFLPEFISMNFMMAGMAPVMSFLMMGRDMRAMEPTELLFWGVMSLGVIAGFAFAYPANVWLVARELKHGLMTERAQKARAGHRQLSAVGEHARMQMQQGDASGHGRHEQGHDTASHKSKGNAGHHMRSDATTPQIAALGAVSALALALGLAAPANWLNLTLSARDVGGVIMPQGMIMDRDTPADTMRDMAAADPRLVTASYGLAAKGDKDLPFRMENGVKVFELRPSVVRWQILPDVTVDAYAYNGQIPGPRIHIRQGDRVRINVTNGLPEETTVHWHGLILPNQMDGPAEITQPPIEPGQTYSYEFTATQHGTYFYHPHAKPDRTQALGLYGALIIDPANPADEVAADHDYVIELQEWLVREGLTYPSMPMDGGMPNFFTINGKAYPATDTIHMKVGETLKVRFIGTNNGFIHPMHIHGGPFEVVARDGETVSPSARFLADTINVGPGQRYDVVWTARRPGKWLIHCHIPHHTTNNNVEEKGGGGLIVVIDAT, from the coding sequence ATGCTTATCCAACCGATCGACTATTTCCTCGTTGCATGGTTCGTGCTGGCGCTGACCTCGACGCTCTATGTCGGCTTCGACCAGTATCGCAACAATCCCGAGCCGGTGGTGATGAAATGGGGCTTCATCCTTGTGACGCTCTATATGGGGCCACTTGGCCTGCTGCTCTACGTCCTTGCCGACAAGGAGCCGCGCCCCGGCGAGCATGAGGCCTTCACCGGGCCCCTCTGGAAGCAGGGCGTCGGCTCGACCATCCATTGCGTGGCCGGCGATGCCACCGGCATCATCCTTGCCGCGGTCGTTACCGCCACGCTCGGCCTGCCGATGTGGCTCGACCTCATTGTCGAATATCTTGCCGGCTTCGCCTTCGGCCTCTTCATCTTCCAGTCGCTGTTCATGAAATCGATGATGGGCGGCAGCTACTGGGAGAATGTGAAGAACAGCTTCCTGCCCGAATTCATCTCGATGAACTTCATGATGGCCGGCATGGCGCCGGTCATGAGCTTCCTGATGATGGGCCGCGACATGCGCGCCATGGAGCCGACCGAGCTTCTGTTCTGGGGCGTTATGTCGCTTGGCGTGATCGCCGGCTTCGCGTTTGCCTATCCCGCCAATGTCTGGCTGGTCGCGCGCGAGTTGAAGCATGGCCTAATGACCGAGCGCGCGCAGAAAGCCCGAGCAGGCCATAGACAACTGTCAGCCGTGGGGGAACACGCGCGGATGCAGATGCAGCAGGGCGACGCGAGCGGTCACGGCCGCCACGAGCAAGGGCACGACACCGCCTCCCACAAGAGCAAAGGCAACGCTGGCCATCACATGCGCTCGGACGCGACCACGCCGCAGATCGCGGCGCTCGGCGCGGTGTCGGCGCTGGCGCTGGCGCTCGGCTTGGCGGCACCGGCGAACTGGCTGAACCTCACGCTCTCGGCCCGCGATGTCGGCGGGGTGATCATGCCGCAGGGCATGATCATGGACCGCGACACGCCGGCCGACACCATGCGCGACATGGCGGCGGCCGATCCGCGCCTGGTGACCGCCTCCTACGGCCTCGCGGCCAAGGGCGACAAGGATTTGCCTTTCCGCATGGAGAACGGCGTCAAGGTGTTCGAGCTTAGGCCGTCGGTGGTCCGCTGGCAGATCCTGCCGGACGTGACGGTCGACGCCTATGCCTATAACGGCCAGATTCCAGGCCCGCGCATCCATATCCGCCAGGGCGACCGGGTGCGCATCAACGTCACCAACGGACTGCCGGAGGAGACGACAGTGCACTGGCATGGCCTGATCCTGCCCAACCAGATGGACGGGCCGGCCGAGATCACCCAGCCGCCGATCGAGCCCGGACAGACCTATTCCTATGAATTCACCGCCACCCAGCACGGCACCTATTTCTATCACCCGCACGCCAAGCCCGACCGAACCCAGGCGCTCGGCCTTTATGGTGCGCTGATCATCGATCCCGCCAACCCAGCCGACGAGGTCGCGGCCGACCATGACTATGTCATCGAGCTGCAGGAATGGCTGGTGCGGGAAGGCCTGACCTATCCTTCGATGCCGATGGACGGCGGCATGCCGAACTTCTTCACAATCAACGGCAAGGCCTATCCAGCGACCGACACCATCCATATGAAGGTCGGCGAGACGCTCAAGGTCCGCTTCATCGGCACCAACAACGGCTTCATCCACCCGATGCACATCCATGGTGGACCGTTCGAGGTGGTCGCCCGCGACGGCGAGACGGTTTCTCCCTCAGCCCGCTTCCTTGCCGACACCATCAATGTCGGGCCGGGCCAGCGCTACGATGTCGTCTGGACGGCACGGCGCCCGGGGAAATGGCTGATCCACTGCCACATCCCACACCACACGACGAACAACAATGTCGAGGAGAAGGGCGGCGGCGGGCTGATTGTCGTCATCGATGCCACGTGA
- a CDS encoding dihydrofolate reductase family protein has protein sequence MARIIYSMLMSLDGYIAGPDGSIDLPVPEEELHRHFNEDMRRTAIMLCGRRLYEIMRFWDDPEREKGGEVERDFALAWRRTPKVVFSTTLREVGANARLADGDAVAVARSLKAKTDGQIGVGGAELAGHLARAGLIDEYRLYMHPVVLGGGKPYFRHSQSFTLAPLGTQRLSQGVTLLRYAPA, from the coding sequence ATGGCCAGGATCATCTATTCCATGCTGATGTCGCTGGACGGCTATATTGCCGGGCCGGACGGGAGCATCGACCTGCCGGTGCCCGAGGAAGAACTGCACCGGCATTTCAACGAGGACATGCGGCGGACCGCGATCATGCTCTGCGGGCGCCGCCTGTACGAGATAATGCGCTTCTGGGACGATCCTGAGCGGGAGAAAGGCGGCGAGGTCGAGCGCGATTTTGCCCTGGCCTGGCGCAGAACGCCGAAGGTCGTGTTTTCGACGACGCTCCGCGAGGTTGGCGCCAATGCGCGCCTGGCGGATGGCGATGCAGTGGCGGTGGCAAGGTCACTCAAGGCTAAGACGGATGGCCAGATCGGCGTCGGCGGCGCCGAATTGGCCGGGCATCTGGCCCGTGCTGGCCTGATCGACGAGTATCGGCTCTACATGCATCCGGTCGTGCTCGGCGGCGGCAAGCCGTATTTTCGGCATAGCCAGTCGTTCACGCTGGCGCCGCTCGGCACGCAGCGCCTCTCCCAGGGCGTGACGCTGCTGCGCTACGCCCCAGCCTGA